TTAAGGGGACTAAGGGGTTTGTCTTGAGAGATTCTTGGATTGTGTATAAATCCATGAACATAATAGATTAGATAATTGATTGAGTGAAACTTGTAAGTTTACTAAACAGATTATCTAATaaagaagttttattttgaaaaacctCTATCTTACTTTGTGTCTCAGTTTCCATACATATCAATACATATCAATAGCTCTTGAGTTCTCATATcaatctaaataaatatgtaaattaaaagttattttttggTCGTATAGTTAATAGTTATGCTATTTGACATGTTCTTTTCATAACAAATCGTCGTCTCTCTCCTTATCTTTGGTTAGACATCCGTGTGCCCTACTAATATCCTCTCCACTCCacgatattttatattttttgacaTTAAAAAAGTTGTATGTTGAGATACTGATACAATAATCGCTTCACAAATATAAATCACGTGTTCATAGTTTTCAATAATACAGACATACcactattatttatatattaaagtttGGATCTCTTCGACTTGGATACATAAATAAATGAGTAAACCCTAGTTCCCTTTCCACGAaacattttcaaataatttgtaAGTCTATCATTTACTCATATATCTTATATGATTCTCTCCACTTTAAACTTAAGAGAATCTCAAACgtctttaacaaaatcaaaagttaaTGAAGAGGTGATGATGTGTCATCCATGGAGAGATTCCCcttatctttaattttatatagaGGATATCAGTTAGATACAAAAATTATAGtttctcatataatttttttttactatttcaaATCATAAAACTTTAAGAAACCAGTAAACTAGATGATGAGAagaagtaaaaactaaaaactaatatGGAAGAGTACCAGTAATTTGTGCACAGTTTGCAACAATACAATAACTTTTTGTTCTACttaaaaaatgtgtatatatatatatatatattattattttttgttggtcaacaacctattttatttgaattatttaagGACATTGCCAACAAAGGAAAGAAGGGCTAGTTTAGCAAAAGAATCCGACTATACATGGTATAGTTCCATaccatcaacaaaatataaattaaaattaaaatattacaaaaacataAGAGAGCAACTTCTAATATCAAATTGCCTTGACAAGTCTACGTAAGCCACCGAAATGAATCCTTTGATTGAGCTGAAAGCAGAGACCCACGTTCTGTTCCTCTCTTTCCAAACTGTGTGGATTGAGGCTTTGAAAACATAGCGGGCAAGAAAGCTCCGTGTTCGATCGTGAGTAGAGTCTTGAGACAATTGAGAACGATCGATATATATGGCCAGTAATTTGTGTACTTTGAGCTGAATATGTCTGAATATATCCCCTTCACCGTTCCATAGCACAACATCCGTAGTACACAACCCTCccacaataaaaatatatcgcttaattaattataagaacaaAGAGAAGTATAAGTATAATGGATGgtcagagaaagaaacaaacattaataaaacaataaggCCATTAAAATATGAGTTTAGAGAGAGTTCATGGGTGAAAGCagtagcaacaacaacaacaacaacaaaaaaaaaaaaacaccggAATACATTACTAGCTAGGCCACTGGTATATGAACCCAACGACCCAATACAACATATATGAACTGATAATTACTCCTCTccctcttcatcctcatcatcatcattgccaTCATCATCGCCATCATCATTGCCATCATCATTGCCATCATCATCGCCATCATCatcgccatcatcatcatcatcatcatcatcatcatcatcatcatcatcatcatcgctttCATAATCATCTTTTTCCGCTTCTTGTACTTCTTCTATTATCAATCCGCCAATGCTAATTTCCATCTTCAGTATAGAGACGTCATCCAGTAAATAATATGGAATtaacatgtaattttttacagGTGTTTCGAAGCTTAGTTTCTGGATCCTGGTCATCTCGTTGGATCTATACGCCACATCATGAATTCCACTCCGGAAGAGGAGACGATAAGAGAACTCCCCAACACCTGGAGTAGGAGGTGCTATGCAGTTCACCGTCACGTACAAACCATGTGCTCCCTTCAAACACTGAACAACAACCAAAGGACCATCTTCATTTTCTTGAAGGACTAATACCTTCTCAGTGATGCGTAACCATGCGTCATCGGTCTGGCCAGACCTGAACTTTGAGTAATTAGCTTTGTGTTTGGCGATGAAATGAGCGGCGAGATCCTTGTAAGCCCCGGTGTAATAGCAGTTTGGGTCAGGGCAGTAGCAGAGAGTGAAGCTGCATTCTTTCTGATGGGATGATTCTCTGCCGTCTTTGCTATAAGACCACTTCTTGGTGCAGCCAAGTCTAGCATTAGGGCAAGAGATATTAACAGCTTCAACGATCCTCTCCACGAGTCTTGATCGAATGTTACCGACCGGCAAAGAGCAGGAAGGGCACTTATACCTCATCAGTCTCTTATAGCACCTGTAGCATTGTATGTGTCCATTTTCACACTGAGATGTAAAAGCTCAGAGTTAGTTAATATTATCAAAGTtgtatagagaaagagaaactaaGCAATTGCAGTCTAGATTACATTTATGTTTACCTATACGAATCACTGTTTACACTAATCAGTATTATCCTAAACTCtcatatcaagaaaaataatcttTCTAGGACGACTCGTGAGTACATGCAATCATTATTTtgttaccaacaaaaaaaaatataaacaaggaagaagaagaagagagacctGAAAGATAGGACTCGTCAGTGGCAGGCAACAGATTGGGCAGTCCAGCAGATCAAGTTCGAATAGTATCCCATGTTGTGCCATCACGTCACCACTTGAAGTTCCTCCAGCGTTATCCATggatacaagtttttttttgtttctttgggcGGCTGCTCGATGCTTCTCCAGAGATCAGGTTATGCTTTGctacttatatatacatacagaaGCAAAGGGTGCGTTGAAAACCCTTATTTCCTTATACTTCCCGCCCCAACgtttttaaatttaagattAGATTCACACAGTTCGTATGTGGTCTGTGGATGACTAATCCTCTTAACGTTATCACTAAATCTTATCTAGTCTCTTCATTTTGATATCTTTCCTTTTACATAAACGAAAAGTTGGATATTTACATTTTGtttcacatatatttttatgtttctaatttttaatgtaaattatatttgtatgtCTTAGAGTTttgaaatttacatatattacatTATCGGTTCAATtataagagaaacaaatttagggtgattttgagagatttgtagAACATAAAAAGGAAAACTGGGTTTACTCATcatcaaaacagaaaacaaaaacaccatCGATCATTGCCATGTAAAAATTGGTGGAGTGGAATCTCTAGAGTTTGTGGATGCTATGATCTGATCAAATGAGAAAGTTTCAGTTTCATCAAAGGCATATACAAGATGATTTTCTTTTGGCATCTTCTTTGAATTTCTAATTTGTAAATCTTGATTAAGCTTGAATTTAAGCAACACATCTTGAGCTGCAAAGCACAACATAGAGACGAGTCATCATGCGAGATCCGTCTATATACTCTCATTTCACCTGCATATTCAAATTGTCTCTTTTAAAGCATGATCCAGTACATGGTAAATTAGCACTGTCGATAGTTTTTTATGAGACCAGTATAATAAGCATTACACAACACTATTTATATTCTCACAGGTTCACATGTTGAGTTAACCTTGAAAGCTAACTTTGTGAAATACGATCCAACTAGCCTATAAGAACTAGACTCCCTTTTTGTAAGAGTTCATATCATTTTACCCACGTGCACACTTTTGTTGCAGGGAACGGAAATGCAAGTGCAACACTACTTTATTGTGTTTCTCGCTTAAAGGTCACCAATGTGAAAAAAGTACCTTATAACTCACCTACTGGAGGATGACGCTCGTGATCAAGCGCCATACAATTTGTCTTTAATATCCCCTTTCACTGTCATCCCCCATTTCCCCACCATAATCATCAATGGAGTCTTTCCACTAATAATTACGAGAAAACAACCTTGGTCTTCGTCCATAGCTTCAGAGGccttttatgttttgattgacCTCAATCTTTCTTAGAATTCAACCATTGACTCTGTCTCTCGAGATTGTTTGCTAGATTCAGTGTCTTCCGATTCATTTATGTATATAAAGTAGACCTCACATGCTAGTTAAGGTTGAAAAATTCCAAACCACAAGTAGCTAGGACCGAGATATTTGGATGAGTAACCCTTTGTTCCCTAGAGAGCCGATAAACTCTGACAACAGGTGAGATTCTTGATTTCGAGTATTAGGGCACACGATGGTCTTGAAGttatattgtgatttgtgagGTCTTGATGAGTTTCTTTATTTCCATAAGCGATAAATTGACGTTCCCTGCAACTCTTTCACATTAATTTCTcttagtttctgtttttttttcattaactaGTATCCTggtttcttaaaattttctgatttgaaattgttaaaattaatcatttacGAGAAATTAATTGTATTACCAAATTGCTCAACTCTAAGctatcaaaatatttgattatgcTCAACTCTAAGCATAAGATTTGAAGAGGGCATTGTAAACCTAAAATCTCTGTAAAAGAAATCTTAAAGTAGACCAACAATTTGTTTTCTCCAAATTTGAAGCATAGTCGaagttacaaacaaaaatacctACTTTGAAAATCAACACGTACTTGACATCACACATCAAAAAGGAGCGGAAATGCtaatgaaagaaataaattagtttttgcGTGCTTTCTTGCATTCTGTTTAGCAAGTTTACTTTGATTTTTAGTTCTCGAATTTACAGATTCaggaaaatatttataaagtatttttaaCTGGCCCattactaatatggtatcagagcctaggtTCAAACTTTTCGATAGTGGTCTACCACTCGTGGATGTCCAGTCCCACAAGTTTCACGCTTCAAATGTCAGCGTGAGGGGGGGTGTTAGAattatcccacatcggaagaaTCTATATTCTTtgggcaatatatatagtgtgtggCAACCCTCCTCTCTTGAGCTAGCTTTTGGGAGTGAGTTAGGTCCATTGAAGGGGGTGTATTAAGATATCCCACATCGAGAGAATAGAGATTTGTtgggcaatatatatagtacatggGTCTCTCCACttattgccaattggttttgagttggaccCCATGtttactaatatggtatcagagcccatgGTAAATTTCTCTCGATTGTGGGTTTACCCGTGGATGTTCAGTCCCACAAACTTCACGCTTCAGATGTCCAGCCCTGAGCGTGAGGGGGGTGTATTAAGATATCCCACATCGAGAGAATAGAGATTTGTggggcaatatatatagtacatggATCTCTCCACTTATTGCgaattggttttgatttggacCCCATGTTTACTAATATATACAGTTGACAGTCACATACACACCATGTGCCGCCTTGAAGCAATGAACAACAACCAATGGACCATCTTCATATTCCTGAAGGACTAATATCTTCTTACTGATGCGTAACCATGCGGCATCGTACTGGCCACACGTGAACCTTGAGCAATTAGCCTCGTGTTTAGCATAGTAATGACAGTAGAGATTCTTGTGCATGCCCTTGTAGTTGCAATCTGGTGCAGGGCAATAGCACATATAAACACAGCACTCCTTCTCATGGACTAATTCTTTGCCATAAGAGAACTTCTCCTTGCAGCCATGTTCAGCGTTTCGGCATGGGACAATGACCGATTCCAAAACACTCTCCATTATTCTGGATCGGTAACATAGATTGACTACTGGTTTTTAGCGAACGACTTATTCATTGCAACGTTGT
The window above is part of the Camelina sativa cultivar DH55 unplaced genomic scaffold, Cs unpScaffold00639, whole genome shotgun sequence genome. Proteins encoded here:
- the LOC104773777 gene encoding E3 ubiquitin-protein ligase SINA-like 2, with the protein product MDNAGGTSSGDVMAQHGILFELDLLDCPICCLPLTSPIFQCENGHIQCYRCYKRLMRYKCPSCSLPVGNIRSRLVERIVEAVNISCPNARLGCTKKWSYSKDGRESSHQKECSFTLCYCPDPNCYYTGAYKDLAAHFIAKHKANYSKFRSGQTDDAWLRITEKVLVLQENEDGPLVVVQCLKGAHGLYVTVNCIAPPTPGVGEFSYRLLFRSGIHDVAYRSNEMTRIQKLSFETP
- the LOC104773778 gene encoding E3 ubiquitin-protein ligase SINA-like 2, translated to MESVLESVIVPCRNAEHGCKEKFSYGKELVHEKECCVYMCYCPAPDCNYKGMHKNLYCHYYAKHEANCSRFTCGQYDAAWLRISKKILVLQEYEDGPLVVVHCFKAAHGVYVTVNCIY